From Penicillium psychrofluorescens genome assembly, chromosome: 1, one genomic window encodes:
- a CDS encoding uncharacterized protein (ID:PFLUO_000728-T1.cds;~source:funannotate): MGSSSDKKRKLVSNDAEPVEPEVKKAKKDKKEKKSKRKAIEDDDNVPSVEEVAPAQDDVKVKEKSSKKEKKDKKDKKEKRKHDEDAESAPAEEMDVDGEKKKAKKEKKEKKDKKDKKENKKDSKEKGDTPATQPDTNAEVTEPATETDGAATQKGNRFIAFVGNLPYSANMESLTKHFEKNPPAGIRVATKKEDSRKCRGFAFIEFDNFDRMKTCLKLYHHSMFDDGKYPARRINVELTAGGGGKSDHRQAKIKAKNEKLNDERQRDAQKIQKDKKKHMTPAQQGNGGTGANAVGDDQGEDMYANVHPSRRPRMH; encoded by the exons atgggcagcagcagtgaCAAAAAGCGCAAGCTCGTCTCGAACGACGCGGAGCCTGTTGAGCCtgaggtcaagaaggcgaagaaggacaagaaagagaagaagtcgaagcgcaaggccattgaggatgaCGACAATGTTCCTTCTGTCGAGGAAGTTGCTCCTGCTCAGGATGACGTgaaggtcaaggagaagagctccaagaaggagaagaaggacaagaaggacaagaaggagaagcggAAGCACGATGAGGATGCCGAGTCTGCTCCAGCTGAAGAGATGGacgtggatggagagaagaagaaggcgaagaaggaaaagaaagaaaagaaggacaagaaggacaagaaggagaataAAAAGGACAGCAAAGAGAAGGGCGACACCCCCGCGACACAACCAGACACAAACGCCGAGGTGACTGAACCAGCCACGGAAACAGATGGCGCAGCCACTCAAAAAGGCAACCGGTTCATTGCATTCGTTG GAAATCTCCCATACTCAGCCAACATGGAATCCCTGACCAAACACTTCGAGAAGAACCCACCAGCGGGAATCCGCGTCGCCACGAAAAAGGAAGACAGCCGCAAGTGCCGCGGCTTTGCGTTCATTGAGTTCGACAACTTCGACCGCATGAAGACCTGTCTCAAGCTGTACCACCACTCCATGTTCGATGACGGCAAGTATCCGGCGCGGCGGATTAATGTTGAGTTGAC TGCCGGTGGAGGGGGCAAATCCGACCACCGCCAAGCgaagatcaaggccaagaacgagAAGCTGAACGACGAGCGCCAGCGCGACGCgcagaagatccagaaggacaagaagaagcacatGACACCTGCGCAGCAGGGTAACGGCGGCACGGGCGCCAATGCGGTTGGGGATGATCAAGGCGAGGATATGTATGCGAATGTGCATCCGAGCCGGAGACCGCGCATGCATTGA
- a CDS encoding uncharacterized protein (ID:PFLUO_000730-T1.cds;~source:funannotate), whose product MSAVNVSAVLFPKADKVDEVIALVTEVVRKVQENEPDTLLYYAFRVQDKNEIVVVERYKNQAAVKTHVQSSYFKEFAAKLGPLADKPMELRNGNMLGSTQVCRL is encoded by the exons atGTCCGCAGTCAATGTCTCCGCCGTGCTCTTTcccaaggccgacaaggtcgacgag GTCATCGCGCTAGTTACCGAAGTGGTCCGGAAAGTGCAAGAAAACGAGCCCGACACGCTACTCTACTACGCCTTCCGGGTCCAAGACAAGAACGAGATCGTAGTGGTGGAAAG ATACAAGAACCAGGCCGCTGTCAAGACACACGTCCAATCATCCTACTTTAAAGAGTTCGCGGCCAAGCTGGGTCCCCTGGCGGACAAACCGATGGAGTTGCGGAATGGCAATATGCTGGGATCAACGCAGGTGTGCCGGCTATAA
- a CDS encoding uncharacterized protein (ID:PFLUO_000732-T1.cds;~source:funannotate) — protein MSVLVLHDSILRNTSSGLNHDNLKSFGPVTAAGFDFTPLFEDTILSLLPSALLLLCLPYRIISLHGQRPKVSSGGFLRESKQAFLAMFAVIHLALLILHILSPSLRTATTIAASALAFIASLGLCLLSHLEHSRSIRPSPIINGYILLTLVFDIARVRTLFLDSNGRSIPSLFACMISVKVMVLLAEAIEKRSILLAPYRDLSPEETSGIYSKSFFFWLNELMTSGFRRVLHNHDLYPIDRGMSSEVLQRRMKHSWSVASQGTRRALFWAVLRANFKPIFYCVVPRLFQIGFRYTQPFLLTRTISFAGDESQPDSIGWGLAGAFFVVLLGVAISNGIYYHMTYRFVTSARGNLISLIYAKTVDLSITELDESVAVTLMSSDVQSICDGFENINNLWAMPIELTISLYLLTRQLGIASVAPAALAAFSSVAIISIAKFMGLAQKVWMESIQTRVDVTATMLGSMKSVKMLGFTDWLAGLVQGLRVKELKDAELFRKLLIVRVFLANLLLTLGPFVTFAVYALHPDGAHVLNADTAYTVLTLLSLLAWPVNDFIRSIPSMNAALASLNRIQEFLQSETRRDHRIFLEESPKSTQHDQSSSDGIELTNLNRSMLSSEVIVARDVNVSWKQDADFSVHDVNLSVAKGQIHMIIGPTGCGKSTLMKGILGETPSTKGFLYTNCRETAFVDQTPWIRNTSLKDNILGVSVYHEAWYNEVVRACVLDHDIAQLPNGHLTKVGSSGISLSGGQKQRLALARAVYARKDLIMLDDVFSGLDADTEERIFTKLFSRQGLFRRLGTTVILVTHAVHRLSYADHIIAMDSDGSIAEQGRLEELEASGGYVALLKARYRSDNSDDETNPQNQAAAVALAGLEDASGINPTEEELTRQHGDFSLYLYYFGSVHWASTAVWMSCFVLQGVAYKLSEFLVNLWTSSLEKSGSSVNGFYLGLYGMLAIVSTVGLVGGVYHYVLFFAPKSAQSLHERLLRSVMNAPLSFFTSVDIGTTTNRFSQDMTLIDHDLPYSVTDFVLSLSSGLMSAILMCVSARYFAAVMPAVFLFMWMLQKFYLRTSRQMRLLDLEAKSPLFSQFIESLSGLVTIRAFGWASDFENQNLALLDASQKPFYLLFCIQRWLELALDLSVAVLGAILMVLVVKLRSELGAGYVGLAILNVITFSQSLSQILRNWATLETSIGAIARIRDFVANTANENRSEEKERPSITANDLSSWPSKGKIEFRNVYASYETGEDQRFVLRGLNLSIQAGQKIGICGRSGSGKSSLLASLFRMLEVDPQSQILIDGVDITRISRQTTRTALNAIPQEPFFSHGTVRANMDPWNTSTPEQIEEALRRVELWEIVETKGGLNTALDANFFSHGQRQLFCLARALLRGSKVIVLDEATSNVDVVSDALMQRIIREQFADCTILAVAHRLETILDFDRIVVMRDGELIEFDTPKALLGRESAFKELYES, from the exons ATGTCGGTGCTTGTGCTTCACGACAGTATCTTGAGGAATACCTCGTCGGGCCTCAATCATGACAACCTCAAATCCTTTGGTCCGGTAACTGCCGCCGGTTTCGATTTTACACCACTTTTTGAAGACACAATCCTCTCGCTGCTGCCGTCGGCACTGCTCTTACTATGCCTGCCATATCGCATCATCAGTCTGCATGGTCAGCGGCCAAAGGTCTCCTCGGGGGGATTCTTGCGCGAGAGTAAACAAGCCTTCCTGGCAATGTTTGCGGTGATTCATCTGGCCTTGTTAATTTTACACATCCTGAGCCCGTCCCTCCGCACAGCTACCACAATCGCAGCGTCGGCGTTGGCATTCATCGCTAGTCTAGGTCTCTGTCTGCTCTCCCATCTTGAGCATTCCCGATCTATTCGCCCGTCCCCGATCATCAATGGCTACATTCTCCTCACATTGGTCTTTGACATCGCTCGAGTGCGAACCCTTTTTCTCGACTCAAATGGCAGATCTATCCCTTCCCTTTTCGCTTGCATGATTAGTGTCAAGGTAATGGTTCTACTTGCTGAGGCAATTGAAAAGCGCAGCATTCTGCTGGCACCATACCGCGACTTATCGCCCGAAGAAACCAGTGGCATTTACAGTAAATCGTTCTTCTTTTGGCTGAACGAACTCATGACCTCCGGCTTTCGCCGTGTTCTTCACAACCATGACTTGTATCCAATCGATCGTGGCATGTCTTCAGAGGTGCTTCAACGGCGAATGAAGCATTCCTGGAGCGTCGCATCTCAAGGCACTCGCAGGGCTCTCTTCTGGGCTGTTTTGCGTGCGAACTTCAAACCCATATTCTATTGCGTGGTCCCTCGTCTGTTCCAGATTGGGTTCCGATACACCCAACCTTTTCTGCTTACGAGGACTATCTCCTTCGCAGGTGACGAGTCCCAGCCCGACAGTATTGGCTGGGGTCTCGCGGGAGCGTTCTTCGTGGTGCTCCTTGGCGTGGCTATTTCAAATGGTATCTACTACCATATGACCTATCGTTTTGTGACGAGCGCCCGGGGCAATCTGATCAGCCTCATCTATGCCAAAACAGTCGATCTCAGCATCACCGAACTCGATGAGTCGGTTGCGGTGACTTTGATGTCCAGCGATGTTCAATCCATCTGTGATGGCTTTGAGAATATCAACAATCTTTGGGCGATGCCTATTGAGCTGACCATCTCCCTTTACCTTTTGACTCGCCAGCTTGGAATTGCATCTGTCGCACCGGCTGCCCTCGCGGCTTTTTCCTCTGTGGCTATCATATCCATTGCGAAGTTCATGGGTCTTGCCCAGAAAGTGTGGATGGAGAGCATTCAGACACGAGTTGATGTCACAGCTACCATGTTGGGATCGATGAAATCCGTCAAGATGCTAGGTTTCACTGACTGGCTCGCGGGCCTTGTCCAGGGACTGAGAGTGAAGGAGCTCAAGGACGCAGAACTCTTTCGCAAGCTACTTATCGTGCGCGTTTTCCTTGCGAACCTTCTCCTTACACTGGGACCCTTTGTAACGTTCGCTGTCTATGCACTTCACCCAGACGGCGCGCATGTCTTGAATGCGGATACCGCTTACACGGTCTTGACGCTGTTGTCACTTCTTGCTTGGCCCGTCAACGATTTTATCCGCTCTATTCCTTCTATGAACGCCGCTTTAGCGTCTCTCAACCGCATCCAGGAATTTCTTCAGTCCGAGACTCGACGTGACCATCGTATCTTCTTAGAAGAATCTCCGAAGTCAACTCAGCATGATCAGTCCAGCTCGGATGGGATAGAACTGACAAACCTCAACCGCTCTATGCTGTCATCGGAAGTGATTGTTGCTCGAGATGTGAATGTCTCATGGAAGCAGGATGCGGACTTTTCTGTCCACGATGTCAACCTGAGTGTTGCGAAAGGTCAAATTCATATGATCATTGGCCCTACAGGCTGCGGCAAAAGCACTCTCATGAAAGGGATTCTGGGAGAAACACCATCAACAAAGGGCTTTCTTTACACTAACTGTCGAGAGACGGCATTCGTGGATCAGACACCTTGGATCCGCAACACTTCTTTGAAGGATAATATCCTGGGTGTCTCGGTGTATCACGAGGCATGGTACAACGAAGTTGTGAGGGCGTGTGTTTTGGACCATGATATTGCCCAGCTGCCAAACGGCCATC TAACGAAAGTCGGTTCCTCCGGAATTTCCCTGTCCGGTGGGCAAAAGCAACGTTTGGCGCTTGCTCGTGCTGTATACGCACGCAAGGACTTGATCATGCTGGATGATGTTTTCTCTGGCCTCGATGCTGATACTGAGGAGCGCATCTTCACCAAGCTATTTTCGAGACAAGGATTATTTCGCCGACTGGGAACAACTGTGATACTAGTCACACATGCCGTGCACAGGCTTTCTTATGCTGACCATATTATCGCCATGGATAGCGATGGTTCTATTGCAGAACAGGGCAGATTGGAGGAGCTTGAGGCCAGTGGCGGCTACGTGGCGCTGCTCAAAGCACGATATCGAAGTGACAACAGCGATGACGAAACGAACCCACAAAATCAAGCAGCTGCAGTGGCCTTGGCTGGTTTGGAGGACGCGAGCGGTATCAACCCTACAGAGGAAGAGTTAACCAGACAGCATGGCGACTTTTCTCTATATCTATATTACTTCGGTTCAGTGCATTGGGCATCGACTGCTGTTTGGATGTCCTGCTTTGTACTTCAAGGAGTGGCGTACAAGCTGAGCGAGTTCTTGGTGAACCTTTGGACAAGCTCTTTGGAGAAAAGCGGCAGCAGTGTCAACGGGTTCTACTTAGGCCTCTACGGTATGCTAGCCATAGTCTCCACCGTTGGTCTTGTAGGTGGAGTTTATCATTACGTCTTGTTCTTTGCGCCAAAGAGCGCCCAAAGCCTCCATGAGCGGCTCCTGAGATCGGTGATGAATGCGCCGCTCTCATTTTTCACTTCTGTCGATATTGGTACCACAACTAACAG ATTCAGCCAAGATATGACGCTGATTGATCACGACTTACCTTACTCCGTCACCGATTTTGTGCTGTCGTTATCGAGCGGGCTGATGTCTGCTATTCTGATGTGTGTCTCGGCTCGCTACTTCGCCGCCGTGATGCCGGccgtctttcttttcatgTGGATGCTGCAAAAGTTCTACTTGCGCACGTCCCGCCAGATGCGACTTCTCGATTTGGAGGCAAAATCACCGCTGTTCTCTCAGTTTATCGAGAGCTTGTCGGGCCTGGTGACAATCCGCGCCTTTGGCTGGGCCTCTGACTTTGAAAACCAGAACCTGGCACTGCTGGATGCGTCACAGAAACCTTTCTACTTGCTTTTCTGTATTCAAAGATGGCTGGAACTGGCACTGGACTTGTCTGTAGCTGTCCTTGGTGCTATCCTTATGGTCCTCGTGGTCAAGTTGCGCAGCGAGCTTGGCGCTGGATATGTCGGTCTGGCCATTCTTAACGTCATCACCTTCAGTCAATCACTGTCACAGATTCTCCGTAACTGGGCTACCCTTGAGACCTCGATCGGTGCTATTGCCCGTATCCGAGATTTTGTCGCCAACACCGCCAATGAAAACCGATcagaggagaaagagcggCCTTCAATCACAGCCAACGACTTGTCGTCCTGGCCATCCAAGGGAAAAATCGAGTTTCGCAACGTCTATGCATCTTATGAAACGGGTGAAGACCAGAGATTTGTCCTTCGGGGTTTGAACCTATCTATTCAAGCCGGCCAAAAGATTGGAATCTGTGGACGCAGTGGTAGTGGGAAAAGCTCGCTTCTGGCAAGTTTGTTCCGAATGTTGGAAGTTGATCCCCAGAGTCAGATCCTCATCGACGGCGTGGATATCACTCGCATCTCACGACAGACTACACGTACTGCTCTCAATGCTATTCCACAGGAACCCTTCTTCAGTCACGGCACTGTGCGTGCCAACATGGACCCGTGGAACACCAGCACCCCTGAGCAGATCGAAGAGGCTCTTCGCCGCGTTGAACTGTGGGAAATCGTTGAAACAAAAGGCGGATTGAACACGGCGCTCGATGCGAATTTCTTTTCTCACGGGCAGAGACAACTATTTTGTCTCGCGCGAGCTCTGCTGCGCGGGAGCAAGGTCATCGTGCTCGATGAGGCAACGAGTAACGTTGATGTTGTTTCCGATGCATTGATGCAACGTATCATTCGTGAACAATTTGCGGACTGTACGATCCTGGCTGTTGCTCATCGACTCGAGACTATACTGGATTTTGATCGGATTGTGGTGATGCGGGACGGAGAGCTGATTGAATTTGATACTCCCAAGGCACTCCTCGGGAGGGAAAGTGCATTCAAGGAGCTCTACGAGTCATGA
- a CDS encoding uncharacterized protein (ID:PFLUO_000731-T1.cds;~source:funannotate), whose product MDLGYRNHLLAANGSAHSTSVITPSDLRTGLPRPPVPVTEQFDMDKTPVPAKRRGGNRKACNECKQQKLRCDIVQAPAAACSRCRRLGIDCKVEQSFKRISKRRRNAEMEKEIADLRRRLTDPSHEQQMADGHASENLSPCSADALSGRDSVAGVDRPRPVSVPVEPQPSIGTPLTMQRDGSIVSQEENSWRLEDISLSRPRVVRLYEQYFTYYHPFLPLLNPPKPPEVYLNRCPLLAWTIICVASRRSPSEPGLLTALSGPFSRLLWSTITGVPQDYRVVKALCVLCTWPLPTTSQRTDATFMLSGLMMQIAMQLGLHRPVQAEEFTTFRMEVQGEALKDRLHTWVICNIVAQNVATGYGQPPSTNYDWALEPASLTDADYRLPDDLRIRLRIEKFCDRVTKSLYSSKPEPAEFISAEKLVIVQILESELREMEVEFGRDISPINMIHLRAAELHLRYFVFLGSSARSDDLTKLFIATTSFLGRVLDLETSPGELIGHSTNYILQMIVSAAFALMKLLKSSFSRHIDFNHGKLLFNGAISAIRRISVMDHDRPVRLADILAQMWNSAGPELPAEGDGLQLKVRCRMSMSHVYDTVWRWRQRFRPVKSIEETHQDVSATAGPFPRQQDSSSLEDPSLMLPAQFDESGAFFSEAGFSEVFDSLNWVFEGFPDSFVAPPVL is encoded by the exons ATGGATCTGGGCTATCGGAATCACCTGCTGGCTGCCAATGGGTCCGCCCACAGCACTTCTGTGATCACTCCGAGCGACCTTCGGACCGGACTGCCTAGGCCACCTGTGCCCGTCACGGAACAGTTTGACATGGACAAGACCCCGGTCCCGGCCAAACGCCGTGGGGGCAACCGGAAGGCTTGCAACGAGTGTAAACAGCAGAAG CTGCGGTGTGATATCGTCCAGGCGCCTGCAGCGGCGTGCTCGCGCTGCCGTAGGCTGGGCATTGACTGTAAGGTCGAACAGTCATTCAAGCGGATTTCCAAAAGAAG ACGCAATGCCGAAATGGAAAAGGAGATTGCTGATCTCCGTCGCCGGTTGACGGATCCCTCTCACGAGCAGCAGATGGCCGACGGCCATGCAAGCGAGAACCTGTCACCATGCTCGGCAGATGCCCTCAGCGGCCGAGACTCAGTTGCCGGTGTCGATCGGCCCCGGCCCGTCTCGGTGCCGGTAGAACCGCAGCCGTCAATAGGGACTCCCTTGACCATGCAACGGGACGGATCTATTGTATCGCAAGAAGAGAATTCATGGAGATTGGAAGATATCTCTCTCTCGCGTCCGCGAGTAGTCCGGCTTTACGAACA ATACTTCACATACTACCACCCTTTTCTGCCACTCTTGAACCCTCCTAAGCCGCCAGAGGTGTATTTGAACCGATGTCCTCTGTTGGCGTGGACTATCATCTGCGTTGCAAGCCGTCGATCTCCATCTGAACCCGGCCTCTTGACCGCGCTGTCGGGTCCATTCAGCCGGCTGCTATGGTCTACCATCACCGGCGTCCCGCAGGACTACCGGGTCGTCAAGGCTCTGTGTGTCTTGTGCACATGGCCATTGCCCACGACGAGCCAACGCACAGATGCAACTTTTATGCTCAGCGGTCTGATGATGCAGATTGCTATGCAGTTGGGCTTACATCGTCCCGTCCAGGCGGAGGAATTCACCACGTTCCGAATGGAGGTTCAAGGCGAGGCGCTCAAAGATCGACTGCACACCTGGGTGATCTGTAACATTGTAGCACAGAA CGTGGCGACTGGGTATGGCCAGCCACCCAGCACGAACTACGATTGGGCTCTTGAGCCTGCCTCCCTAACAGATGCCGACTATCGGCTTCCCGACGACCTTCGGATCCGGTTGCGCATTGAGAAATTCTGTGACCGCGTCACCAAGTCCTTGTACAGTAGCAAACCAGAACCGGCAGAGTTCATCAGTGCCGAGAAGCTGGTGATCGTTCAGATCCTGGAAAGCGAATTGCGAGAAATGGAGGTTGAGTTTGGTCGAGATATCTCGC CCATCAACATGATCCACCTGCGCGCTGCGGAGCTACATCTCCGATACTTTGTCTTTTTAGGGTCAAGTGCACGCAGTGACGACCTAACCAAGCTCTTCATCGCAACGACATCATTCCTGGGCCGGGTGCTCGATCTAGAAACCTCGCCCGGCGAACTTATCGGGCATTCGACCAACTACATCCTACAGATGATCGTTTCGGCCGCCTTTGCCCTGATGAAACTACTTAAGAGCAGCTTCAGCCGCCACATCGACTTCAACCACGGCAAGCTGCTCTTCAACGGCGCCATCTCCGCGATCCGCCGCATCAGCGTCATGGACCACGACCGCCCCGTCCGGCTGGCCGATATCCTCGCGCAGATGTGGAACTCCGCGGGGCCCGAGCTACCCGCGGAGGGAGACGGTCTTCAGCTCAAAGTCCGCTGCCGCATGAGCATGAGCCATGTGTACGATACCGTCTGGCGCTGGCGACAGCGGTTCCGACCGGTCAAGAGCATCGAGGAAACGCATCAGGACGTGTCCGCTACGGCGGGACCGTTCCCGCGACAGCAGGATAGCAGCTCGCTCGAGGATCCGAGCTTGATGCTCCCCGCGCAGTTTGATGAGAGTGGTGCCTTCTTCAGCGAGGCCGGCTTCTCGGAGGTGTTTGATTCGCTCAACTGGGTGTTTGAGGGGTTTCCGGACTCGTTTGTGGCTCCGCCGGTTTTGTAG
- a CDS encoding uncharacterized protein (ID:PFLUO_000729-T1.cds;~source:funannotate), which translates to MSGPATQSLKCVVTGDGAVGKTCLLISYTTNAFPGEYIPTVFDNYTASVMVDGRPISLGLWDTAGQEDYDRLRPLSYPQTDVFLICFSIVSPPSFDNVQAKWFPEIEHHAPNVPIILVGTKLDLRDDRATTDALRSRKMEAVSYEQALSVAKDIRAHKYLECSALTQRNLKSVFDEAIRAVLNPRPPTKSGGRRHCKIL; encoded by the exons ATGTCGGGTCCGGCTACTCAATCGCTGAAG TGCGTGGTGACCGGTGACGGTGCAGTGGGCAAG ACATGTCTTCTCATCTCGTACACAACAAATGCCTTCCCTGGAGAATACATCCCCACCGT CTTCGACAACTACACGGCCTCCGTGATGGTGGACGGCCGGCCGATCAGTCTCGGCCTGTGGGATACagccggccaagaagacTACGATCGCCTGCGCCCGCTGTCCTACCCGCAAACCGACGTGTTCCTGATCTGTTTCTCGATTGTCAGCCCTCCGTCTTTTGATAACGTGCAAGCTAAG TGGTTCCCCGAAATCGAGCACCACGCCCCCAACGtccccatcatcctcgtcggcaCCAAGCTCGACCTGCGCGACGATCGCGCCACCACCGACGCTCTGCGCTCGCGCAAGATGGAGGCCGTCTCGTACGAGCAAGCTCTCTCCGTCGCCAAGGATATCCGCGCGCACAAGTACCTCGAATGCTCTGCGCTGACACAGCGGAATCTCAAGAGTGTCTTTGATGAAGCTATCCG GGCCGTCCTCAACCCGCGTCCCCCCACGAAATCCGGCGGCCGTCGCCATTGCAAGATTTTGTAG
- a CDS encoding uncharacterized protein (ID:PFLUO_000733-T1.cds;~source:funannotate) has product MSDTALPEGTALPTPSLRDPDAPPSSAGRSSLGASGPDQPPQETTAIPDEIKARLDTVVHSEIGVFTLLTRLKQSVASARDFSTFLKKRGALEDEHAQGLRKLSRVIGDAASRSENRQGTYSSSYKDIHRLHDRMADHGQQFAVSLAKMADDIAELATNVERGRKQWKQTGLAAEKKVVDAEALAEKAKAKYDTFAEQYDRVRTGDRQGGKFGLKGHKSAAQHEEDLLRKVQNADSDYSSKVQAAQEARRELVATGRPQAVRAIQQLIEECDSGLTLQQQKFAVFSEKLLLGQGMCVNPLRTSDTNGALAPKSLSEVVRQVNNQKDLHDYILSHEGNAGSVASDEVKYVRHPTLGGGSTTTAAPSQPTTQPKPQSTMPQSTAPQSFSPQTMASPIVQPPPSAGAKQPPYPTEATPPSGPPPGQAPYPVSGPPASDGPPPLGQMPGHVPMMMPPPKSNLPPLKPVFGVSLYDLYTRDGTAVPMIVYQCFQAIELFGLDMEGIYRLSGSANHINHMKAVFDNDSSQVDFTNPENFYHDVNSVAGLLKQFFRDLPDPLFTSQFYADFVNAARIDDDIQRRDSLHALINSLPDAHYATLRAIILHLNKIQEHSSQNRMNAGNLAICFGPTLMGANSGGNIADAGWQVRVIETILVNTFQIFDDD; this is encoded by the exons ATGTCCGACACGGCCCTCCCTGAAGGCACTGCGCTGCCTACGCCGTCTCTGCGAGATCCAGATGCGCCCCCATCCAGCGCTGGTCGCTCGTCGCTTGGGGCCTCCGGGCCCGACCAGCCGCCACAGGAGACGACGGCAATCCCCGATGAGATCAAAGCTCGGCTGGACACAGTCGTCCACTCCGAA ATCGGCGTCTTCACCCTCCTCACTCGATTGAAGCAAAGTGTGGCCTCCGCCAGA GATTTTTCAACCTTcttgaagaaaagaggcGCACTAGAGGACGAACATGCTCAGGGGCTGAGGAAGCTGTCCCGCGTGATCGGCGATGCGGCCTCACGCAGCGAGAACCGCCAGGGCACCTACAGTTCCAGCTACAAGGACATCCACCGACTGCATGACCGGATGGCCGATCATGGCCAGCAATTCGCAGTGTCCCtggcgaagatggccgacgacatcgccgagctcgccACCAACGTTGAACGCGGTCGCAAGCAGTGGAAGCAGACTGGACTTGCTGCAGAGAAAAAGGTCGTCGATGccgaggcgctggcggagaaggccaaggccaaatACGATACGTTCGCGGAACAGTACGACCGTGTCCGCACGGGAGACCGGCAAGGCGGTAAATTCGGACTCAAGGGACACAAATCTGCCGCCCAACACGAGGAGGATTTGCTGCGCAAGGTCCAGAATGCGGACAGCGACTATTCGTCCAAGGTCCAGGCTGCTCAAGAAGCCCGCCGGGAACTGGTGGCTACGGGACGACCGCAAGCCGTGCGCGCTATCCAGCAACTGATTGAAGAATGCGATTCGGGTCTGACCCTGCAGCAGCAAAAGTTTG CCGTTTTTAGTGAGAAGCTGCTACTGGGACAGGGTATGTGTGTCAACCCGCTGAGGACTAGCGATACCAACGGGGCGCTGGCGCCAAAGAGTCTGTCCGAGGTGGTACGCCAGGTGAACAACCAGAAGGACCTCCACGATTACATCTTGAGCCACGAAGGAAACGCAGGCTCCGTCGCCTCGGATGAAGTCAAATATGTGCGTCATCCGACCCTCGGTGGTGGATCAACAACGACAGCGGCACCGTCGCAACCAACCACCCAACCCAAACCCCAGTCCACCATGCCCCAGTCGACCGCGCCCCAGTCATTCTCCCCGCAAACCATGGCGTCTCCCATTGTCCAACCCCCGCCAAGCGCTGGAGCAAAGCAACCACCGTATCCCACAGAAGCAACACCGCCATCTGGACCTCCACCAGGTCAAGCTCCTTACCCTGTTTCAGGGCCACCGGCTTCTGATGGGCCTCCACCCCTGGGCCAAATGCCGGGCCATGTACCAATGATGATGCCACCGCCCAAGAGCAACCTGCCTCCGCTGAAACCGGTTTTTGGCGTATCGCTTTACGACCTGTACACCCGCGATGGAACCGCCGTACCGATGATTGTATACCAATGCTTCCAGGCTATAGAGCTGTTTGGGTTGGACATGGAGGGTATATATCGACTGTCGGGTAGCGCCAACCATATCAACCACATGAAGGCTGTTTTTGACAACG ACTCGTCCCAAGTCGACTTCACCAACCCGGAGAACTTCTACCACGACGTCAACAGCGTGGCCGGGCTCTTGAAGCAGTTCTTCCGGGATCTGCCCGATCCTCTGTTCACATCACAGTTCTACGCTGATTTCGTCAATGCTGCTCGCATCGACGATGATATCCAGCGCCGAGACTCGCTGCACGCTTTGATCAACAGCCTCCCCGATGCGCATTACGCTACGCTCCGCGCCATCATTCTG CATCTCAACAAAATCCAAGAGCATTCCTCCCAGAACCGCATGAACGCAGGGAACCTAGCCATTTGCTTCGG ACCAACCCTCATGGGCGCCAACTCCGGAGGCAACATCGCCGACGCGGGCTGGCAGGTCCGCGTCATCGAGACCATCCTCGTAAACACCTTCCAGATCTTCGATGACGACTAG